The following proteins are encoded in a genomic region of Cryptococcus gattii WM276 chromosome I, complete sequence:
- a CDS encoding uncharacterized protein (Similar to TIGR gene model, INSD accession AAW45827.1): MTSTIFTLPPTRRSSSGSPDSDTSPWSLRSEIESALKGTDEPTIPGSGEEDKNWAFKRSVPTVVLYDEIGLRLYDKITAEAPEYYLFNDELNLLKIHGKEIAQCMGFSRTNKNDQGPPDGTEYPPEKRWKPARWGDEAVGKWNEGVNGEEGLGGGWQRGWDVVELGAGALRKTAHLLTALASSLPDPPSNASTLLPPITYHPLDLSYPELNRVLGEMHEAIGDKIEGKVACVGLHGDYEAGLQFIRDGKLAKIRKSFNDKPENFAEELFVTSTASSAPQAIPSHNQTYQEDSPILSPSSIHLVTPRDAPCPLPAMDPRIVQGGSSPNSYSSEPSDEHMPALKEISHPRSAAREAPAPRISSYPAEADRPLHFIFLGSSLGNFERPSAAPFLKSLPLRAGDTLLLGLDGRPTPGEEGNKKVEIAYNDPAGHTKRFEEHGWDIVKRELGVKGDAEFVGRYNEELGRHEAYFRSKERQSIHLPTYGQDITIEEGELLNIEWSYKYSIKEAMDLFTAADLRVVNSWKAPDSEYRLWLLERPSVRFIAPPSNDIASDKLSALNMFNSANGGELLKVKGLPKWEEWIALWKFWDHITLDMIPKELLHQKPIDLRHICLFYLGHIPTFLDIHLTRLTKGRHTEPEYFKDIFERGIDPNVDDPTQCHDHSEVPTSEEDWPTLTQILDFRDRVRQRLLIIYSDLASGKMPLDRHAGRVLFMGFEHEAMHAETLLYMLAQSPLTRTPTAVKEPQWELLREKWDAAKVENKVLIVKGGEILMGHDDAEKDDEACQAGQSWADHEFGWDNEHPHISQHVKTFKVDSLPVSNNDYLSFLSSTGAFDNLKCEAAPASWVNTSQTDTPEWKIRTFYGPVGFDVGGSWPLMASKLELEDLAKWKGGRLPTEAELRKLWETEEGPRVNGTVNNVGVKNWHPVPPTNTYIDNAGNIIHGHNGGVWEWTSTPFDGYEGFVTSRLYPGYSSDFFDGKHFVVLGGSYATIPQIAGRKSFRNWYQSNYKYSFVGGRVAYDA; encoded by the exons ATGACTTCCACGATCTTCACCTTGCCTCCTACCAGACGGTCATCGTCAGGATCCCCGGACTCAGACACTTCACCATGGAGCTTGCGCTCAGAGATTGAATCCGCTTTGAAGGGAACCGATGAGCCTACTATCCCCGGCTCTGGAGAGGAGGACAAGAACTGGGCGTTCAAGAGGAGTGTTCCAACTGTGGTGCTTTACGATGAGATTGGACTTCG ACTCTACGATAAGATCACTGCTGAAGCTCCCGAATATTACCTCTTCAATGATGAATTAAACCTCCTCAAGATTCACGGCAAAGAGATCGCCCAATGTATGGGGTTTAGTCGCACAAATAAGAATGACCAGGGACCTCCAGATGGCACCGAATATCCCCCTGAAAAAAGGTGGAAACCTGCTCGCTGGGGCGACGAAGCCGTGGGCAAATGGAATGAGGGAGTtaatggagaagagggtTTGGGTGGGGGCTGGCAGAGAGGTTGGGATGTTGTTGAGCTCGGTGCTGG TGCTCTTCGCAAGACAGCACACCTCCTCACTGCATTagcttcttctcttccaGACCCTCCTTCTAACGCAtccactcttcttcccccCATCACTTACCATCCCCTTGACCTCTCCTACCCTGAGCTCAATCGTGTTCTCGGCGAGATGCACGAAGCAATTGGGGACAAGATTGAGGGTAAGGTCGCTTGTGTTGGCTTACACGGCGACTATGAAGCTGGTTTGCAATTCATCCGCGATGGAAAGCTTGCCAAAATCCGCAAATCTTTCAATGACAAGCCTGAGAACTTTGCTGAAGAACTGTTCGTCACTTCGACGGCTTCTTCCGCTCCTCAAGCCATCCCGAGTCACAATCAGACTTATCAAGAGGATAGTCCAATTTTGAGCCCTTCCTCCATTCATTTGGTCACACCCCGAGATGCCCCTTGCCCGTTGCCAGCCATGGATCCCCGGATCGTACAAGGGGGCTCCAGTCCAAACAGCTATTCCTCTGAGCCGTCCGACGAGCACATGCCTGCTTTAAAGGAAATTAGTCATCCCCGAAGTGCTGCTCGAGAGGCTCCTGCTCCTAGAATTAGTTCTTATCCAGCTGAAGCTGACCGCCCTTTGCATTTTATCTTCCTCGGCTCTTCTTTGGGCAACTTTGAACGACCTTCTGCAGCGCCCTTCCTCAAGTCTTTGCCTTTGCGAGCTGGCGATACACTCCTCCTTGGCTTGGACGGTCGTCCGACGCCgggtgaagaagggaaCAAGAAGGTTGAAATTGCATACAATGATCCGGCCGGACATACCAAGAGGTTCGAAGAGCATGGATGGGACATTGTTAAGCGTGAATTGGGGGTGAAAGGAGATGCCGAATTCGTAGGGCGCTACAACGAAGAGCTTG GGAGACATGAGGCATACTTTCGGTCAAAGGAGCGCCAGTCTATCCACCTTCCTACTTACGGCCAAGACATTACTATCGAGGAGGGTGAACTTCTCAACATAGAATGGTCATACAAG TACTCTATAAAAGAGGCAATGGACCTCTTCACTGCGGCTGATCTGCGTGTCGTCAATTCGTGGAAAGCACCCGACAGTGAATACCGCCTTTGGCTTCTTGAAAGACCTTCAGTTAGATTCATCGCGCCTCCTTCCAACGACATTGCCAGTGACAAGCTTTCTGCATTGAACATGTTTAATAGCGCCAATGGCGGCGAGTTGCTAAAGGTGAAAGGATTGCCTAAGTGGGAGGAGTGGATTGCCCTCTGGAAGTTTTGGGATCA CATTACACTTGATATGATCCCTAAAGAGCTTTTGCATCAGAAGCCTATTGATTTGAGGCATATCTGTCTCTTTTACCTTGGTCACAT TCCCACCTTCCTTGACATTCATCTTACCCGTTTGACCAAAGGTCGACACACGGAACCAGAGTATTTCAAGGATATTTTTGAGCGAGGAATCGACCCCAACGTTGACGATCCTACGCAATGCCAT GACCACTCTGAGGTGCCCACATCTGAAGAGGATTGGCCAACGTTGACTCAAATCCTCGACTTCCGAGACCGCGTTCGCCAACGACTTCTGATCATCTATTCTGACTTGGCCTCTGGTAAGATGCCCCTCGACAGACATGCAGGGCGAGTGCTGTTCATGGGCTTTGAACATGAAGCTATGCACGCAGAGACTTTGCTTTATATGCTCGCTCAGAGCCCTCTCACTAGGACTCCCACCGCCGTGAAGGAGCCGCAATGGGAGCTGTTAAGGGAAAAATGGGATGCGGCTAAGGTTGAGAACAAGGTGCTTATTGTAAAAGGCGGTGAAATCTTGATGGGACACGATGATGCTGAAAAGGATGACGAAGCGTGCCAGGCTGGCCAATCCTGGGCAGACCACGAGTTTGGATGGGACAATGAGCATCCTCACATCAGTCAGCATGTCAAGACATTCAAGGTCGACTCTCTTCCCGTTAGCAACAACGACTatctttctttcctttcaTCCACTGGCGCCTTTGACAACCTGAAATGCGAGGCAGCCCCAGCTTCTTGGGTCAACACAAGTCAGACTGACACCCCTGAATGGAAGATTCGTACATTTTACGGCCCAGTCGGTTTTGATGTAGGTGGCAGTTGGCCCTTGATGGCTAGCAAGCTTGAGTTGGAAGACCTCGCAAAGTGGAAAGGTGGCAGGTTGCCGACCGAGGCTGAGTTGAGGAAGCTGTGGGAAACTGAAGAGGGACCAAGGGTGAATGGGACAGTGAATAATGTTGGAGTCAAGAACTG